Genomic segment of Mycolicibacterium sarraceniae:
CCTGGCACATCTTGTTGAAGTCGACCGACTTGAACGGGCCGCTCAGAACGTTGGAGCACACGCCCTGCGCCGGGGCCGGAGTGCCGGCCGAGACCGGGGTCGCGAACGTGGCGCTGTCGGCGGCCTGACCGCACTTCGGCCAGGCGCCCATGCCCTGCTTGCCGGCGACGTTTTCGGCGACCCGGATCTGCTCTTCACGGGAGGCCCGGGCCGCGCTGCCGACGCCGCCGTTGGCGGTCCAGGTGGCGTCACTGAACTGCAGTCCACCTGAGTAGCCGTTGCCGGTGTTGGCACCCCAGTTGCCGCCGGACTCGCACTGTGCGACCGCGTCCCAGTTCACACCGCTGTCTGCACTGGCGTTTCCGCAGCTCAGAACGAATCCGGCCAGTGCCAGCGCTCCGGAGATGAGGGCGATGGTGATGATCCCGCGCACAGTGCTCATTGGTGTTTCCCTTCCCGACAAAGGGGGCACTGGTGTGCCACTGTGAGGTGAATCGCACCTCGTGATGCAGTCGTTACGGGCGTGTCGATTGTTTTTTCTGAGATTTTTGATACGGAAGCTTCTCTAGAGACAAGAGTGGTGCCGAGTCCGGGGACTCGGCACCACTCTTGAATCCGCCGGCTAACTCAGCCGCGACGACCGCAGACCGGCCATGCTCCTCGGCCCTGACTGTGCAGAACGTTCTCTGCCACGCGGATCTGCTCATCGCGCGAGGCCATGTGCGGGGAACCGCTGCCGCCATTGGACCGCCAGGTGCCTAGGGTGAACTGCAGCCCGCCGTAGTAGCCGTTACCGGTGTTGATTGCCCAGTTGCCGCCGGACTCGCACTGTGCGACCGCGTCCCAGTTCATGCCGTCAGCCGAGGCAGTACCGGTGCCGAGCACCATCGGAGCCACCACGGCGGCACCGCCGATCGCGGCCATTCCAGCGGAGCGTGCGAGTTTTGTGCGGACGTTCTTCAACAGGTTTCCTTTCGCCGTGCACGCGCCGAATGCCATCCCGCACCGTCGGACGGGGTACAGCCCGTTGCTGGGCTGTGGGAATTCGGGTCGCGCCGTCTCGGTCGGGCACGACAGCGCGGCCGGCCGGCATCACTTCGGGGCTTGCGCACCCAGCGATCCGCAGAAGGCCTTTCGGACCTCCCGGCCCCGCACACACGCAGGGTTCGAATTGTGGAGTTATCGGTCGAGATGTTTGTCCCCAGAGGGATCGGATAGGAACGTACGGAGCCAATCAAATGAAGTCACATCGACGACACGCTTATATCGGTTCGATAACGGCATGATCACGGCCGGAAATTACGAGTTGTCTATGCAGGTCAGAC
This window contains:
- a CDS encoding transglycosylase family protein — encoded protein: MAAIGGAAVVAPMVLGTGTASADGMNWDAVAQCESGGNWAINTGNGYYGGLQFTLGTWRSNGGSGSPHMASRDEQIRVAENVLHSQGRGAWPVCGRRG
- a CDS encoding transglycosylase family protein yields the protein MSTVRGIITIALISGALALAGFVLSCGNASADSGVNWDAVAQCESGGNWGANTGNGYSGGLQFSDATWTANGGVGSAARASREEQIRVAENVAGKQGMGAWPKCGQAADSATFATPVSAGTPAPAQGVCSNVLSGPFKSVDFNKMCQAFHDPGRAIANALGLH